One stretch of Flavobacterium sp. 9 DNA includes these proteins:
- a CDS encoding sacsin N-terminal ATP-binding-like domain-containing protein, with product MEKEQTISIQEIAKNQLDITKKVYLLSPNRMFSEFKGEKENVKNYNNRQLLEMLQNADDAASEAKEEKKVLIKLTGKKLIIANTGYGFSEEGLNSIFHSHLSPKEAMEGQIGKKGLGFRSILSWAKKVTIDSHDLCVGFSKDYSKKVLFELLQNQKFKTAFEKLKNKEEFPISTLVCPEVEGAVVDYFEGKEDFDTIIQIDLLDSAIEQVIKQLSQDIDSEVLLFLNNLTSIYIDINGIQCSYKKENISKDILKIINTTEESVTDNIWNIYNIEGKFEDIKRDYHLSVAWQNDFVQTKDVVYSYFRTKVPIQCKGIIHGSFELNADRNLIIDDEEDYNKKLTALIPYLLTEASEKIAQIENDNFNFKSVSFLQADFQSLNHLADNNDLKNNILNLIKDKNVFPVTSNQYIKWDNDNKPVYFVERIIPKYLNPDQYPDLLLHTEDEFVLNFLENLGYENYNVEVVIPSIATHRKDINLPDYALLIKSIGNYIGKDTELLKTEGVFFDNEKNLLSFDKPIFLPNQGVKYNLPHELGIQIISNDLAAELLKVYQCSDFKNLAEALSKYNLKEFNFNEVVEALISHYSQHEEVSLDDVKNLHKTLFDIYKLELHTDSNWKGTAIHIINKKNKIELANKLYFGKEYGNPLAEEIYSYDKAKLIASHLKFEIEGLNTIKWKKYIEWLGVAYYPRKETVRVKDDYADYVMKNYNYRNSVGDYTFKKGYKQFKDTLTGGYGPVNVLSIDDFDKILLNNTSESIINLIDKDLEIFNSIDKNIEPHSSLIYFDFFNTRNYRKINGSMMTSYIKWKLEHSTWLQTEAVIKTEPSKCSSAAYINEEFSGLIEKPKVDYDVLKSKQVQREKVDYILSLVGVHKTINTLSPEMIYTILHKLPEIDPSGKKAKTIYNQIAVNYDEKALFKISTLDREYKNYMTSGRVFCKDGVDYPLNEVYYVNDKRYGETVIKQFNIIEIERRRGKDKIKKIFGVQPLDNIDLNVVGIPEVHTLNSKFELEIENFKPYVYVLRKEQDSGNEKNIIKNTKFQLVSNLTATLSISGQQKIFELDDFEYLYIKKRNIIFIKVPIFFDEIIDLKESIFFCSTIAEVFSAILDVDAQRLQIRELFSKSASVRDELLRSETDDINLEKLNDARKKLGVISNPKIDFWKAFVKCFKNKTLNIKTDTDQAILEALMIHFPKNQELILNTIDFINYQDLNEEVSAELIINLFKSTGITISQFNTFHYPSINISLLYEINFKEAVNDNLEKFKSILYDFCLANKLPKNRFLEMVNTYLNLTSEPFNEVNFDVISDLKTIINELFEIDLNAGGEIIDWSVLYALNTEKVWEMVKTPDLDKKLFNQFIQESYSIQSLLFFENEFPQIDVSFKTWLGKNIAEKSDSNTTPSKSNRIVFGKEPIFYNDLLDLKNQIDNLLSDVEIKKIGFANVKIAKKDIINGKGSPSGSGRSRGLNPKKPKEEIGFLGEYIVYKHLLEISENKSDVKWVSGYAKDCGVNLDGVDGLGYDLMYLPKGAKHSRKVEVKVVGWEDAFHITSNEVKVGERLKRNYEVFLVRNIDNISELKIEKIQGLFDYKGKSFTDNELFTVVNDNFILKFKKAN from the coding sequence ATGGAAAAAGAACAAACTATATCAATTCAGGAAATAGCTAAAAATCAATTAGATATAACAAAAAAAGTATATTTACTAAGCCCTAATAGAATGTTTTCCGAATTTAAAGGAGAAAAAGAAAATGTTAAAAACTATAACAATAGGCAGCTTTTAGAAATGCTTCAAAATGCCGATGATGCTGCTTCTGAAGCAAAGGAAGAAAAGAAAGTTTTAATCAAATTAACGGGTAAAAAATTAATTATTGCTAATACTGGATATGGTTTCTCTGAAGAAGGTTTAAATTCTATTTTCCACAGTCATTTAAGTCCAAAAGAAGCGATGGAAGGCCAAATCGGCAAAAAAGGATTAGGATTTCGTTCTATTTTAAGTTGGGCAAAAAAAGTGACTATTGATAGTCATGACTTATGTGTTGGATTTTCAAAAGATTATAGTAAGAAGGTATTATTTGAACTTTTACAAAATCAAAAATTTAAGACAGCCTTCGAAAAATTAAAAAACAAGGAAGAATTTCCTATTTCAACTTTAGTTTGTCCGGAGGTAGAAGGTGCTGTGGTTGACTATTTTGAAGGAAAGGAAGATTTCGACACAATTATTCAAATTGACTTATTAGATAGTGCAATAGAGCAGGTAATAAAACAATTAAGTCAGGATATTGACAGTGAAGTATTATTGTTTTTAAATAATCTTACATCCATTTATATAGATATCAATGGGATACAATGCAGTTATAAAAAAGAAAATATATCAAAAGATATTCTGAAAATTATAAATACTACAGAAGAAAGCGTAACTGATAATATTTGGAACATTTACAATATCGAAGGCAAATTTGAAGACATCAAAAGAGATTATCATTTGAGCGTTGCATGGCAAAATGATTTTGTTCAAACTAAAGATGTGGTTTATTCCTATTTCAGAACAAAAGTGCCTATTCAATGCAAAGGAATTATTCATGGATCATTTGAACTGAATGCTGATAGAAATCTTATTATTGATGATGAAGAAGATTATAATAAAAAACTAACCGCTTTAATTCCGTACTTACTTACAGAAGCTTCTGAGAAAATTGCCCAAATTGAAAATGATAATTTTAATTTTAAATCAGTAAGTTTTTTACAAGCCGATTTTCAGTCTTTAAACCATCTGGCAGATAATAATGATTTAAAAAATAATATTTTAAACCTCATAAAAGATAAAAATGTTTTTCCAGTTACAAGCAATCAATATATAAAATGGGATAATGATAATAAACCAGTTTATTTTGTTGAGCGAATTATTCCAAAGTATTTGAATCCCGATCAATACCCTGATTTGCTATTGCATACTGAAGATGAATTTGTTTTAAATTTTTTAGAAAATCTGGGATATGAGAATTACAATGTCGAAGTCGTAATTCCTAGTATTGCCACCCATAGAAAGGATATTAACCTTCCGGATTATGCACTTTTAATAAAATCGATTGGTAATTATATTGGAAAAGATACGGAATTATTAAAAACCGAGGGCGTATTTTTTGATAACGAAAAGAATTTATTGTCTTTTGATAAACCAATTTTTCTGCCAAATCAAGGTGTAAAATACAACTTACCTCATGAACTAGGAATTCAAATAATCAGTAATGATTTAGCAGCCGAATTATTAAAAGTATATCAGTGTTCCGATTTCAAGAACCTAGCAGAAGCTCTTTCAAAATACAACTTAAAAGAGTTTAATTTTAATGAGGTTGTTGAAGCTTTAATTTCACATTATTCACAGCATGAAGAGGTTTCGTTAGATGATGTGAAAAACCTGCATAAAACACTTTTTGATATTTACAAATTGGAACTTCACACAGATTCTAATTGGAAGGGCACAGCTATTCATATAATCAATAAAAAAAATAAAATTGAACTGGCTAATAAATTATACTTCGGAAAAGAATATGGTAATCCGCTGGCGGAGGAAATCTATAGTTATGACAAAGCAAAATTAATAGCATCTCATCTGAAATTTGAAATAGAAGGCCTCAATACAATCAAATGGAAAAAATATATCGAGTGGCTGGGTGTGGCATATTATCCAAGAAAAGAAACTGTTAGAGTTAAAGATGATTATGCTGATTACGTTATGAAAAATTATAATTACAGAAATTCTGTAGGTGATTATACTTTCAAAAAAGGCTATAAACAATTTAAAGACACATTAACAGGTGGATATGGTCCGGTGAATGTTTTATCAATTGATGATTTTGATAAAATTTTATTGAATAATACATCAGAATCAATTATTAACTTAATTGACAAGGATTTAGAAATCTTTAATTCGATCGATAAAAATATAGAACCACATTCCAGTTTAATATATTTTGATTTTTTTAATACGAGGAATTACCGTAAAATAAATGGCAGTATGATGACTTCTTACATTAAATGGAAATTAGAACATTCTACTTGGTTGCAAACAGAAGCAGTTATTAAAACAGAGCCTTCAAAATGTTCATCAGCAGCATATATTAACGAGGAATTTAGTGGTTTAATTGAAAAGCCTAAAGTTGATTATGATGTTCTTAAATCAAAACAAGTTCAAAGAGAAAAAGTTGATTATATCTTAAGTTTAGTGGGAGTTCATAAAACTATAAATACACTTTCTCCTGAAATGATTTATACTATACTTCATAAATTACCCGAGATAGATCCATCAGGTAAAAAAGCGAAAACAATTTACAATCAAATTGCTGTTAACTATGATGAAAAAGCACTGTTTAAAATAAGCACTCTGGATCGTGAATATAAAAATTATATGACATCAGGAAGAGTTTTCTGCAAAGATGGAGTTGACTATCCTTTAAATGAAGTTTATTATGTTAATGACAAAAGATATGGTGAAACAGTAATAAAACAGTTCAATATCATTGAGATTGAGAGACGAAGAGGAAAAGATAAAATTAAAAAGATATTTGGAGTTCAGCCATTAGACAATATTGACTTAAATGTGGTTGGTATTCCCGAGGTGCATACTTTAAATTCAAAATTTGAATTGGAAATTGAAAATTTCAAACCTTATGTTTATGTATTGAGAAAAGAACAGGATAGTGGCAATGAGAAAAATATAATTAAAAATACAAAGTTTCAATTAGTATCTAATTTAACTGCAACACTAAGTATATCGGGACAACAAAAAATATTTGAATTGGATGATTTTGAATATTTATACATAAAAAAAAGAAATATAATTTTCATTAAAGTTCCAATATTCTTTGATGAAATTATTGATCTAAAAGAAAGCATATTTTTCTGTTCAACAATTGCAGAAGTTTTTTCGGCAATCTTAGATGTTGATGCACAGAGACTTCAAATTAGAGAGCTATTCTCTAAAAGCGCTTCGGTTAGAGATGAATTATTACGTTCAGAAACGGATGATATCAATTTGGAAAAACTTAACGATGCAAGAAAGAAATTAGGTGTAATCAGCAACCCTAAAATCGACTTTTGGAAAGCTTTTGTTAAGTGTTTTAAAAACAAAACGCTAAATATTAAGACTGATACAGATCAGGCAATATTAGAAGCATTAATGATACATTTTCCAAAAAATCAGGAACTAATTCTAAACACTATTGATTTTATTAATTATCAGGATTTAAATGAAGAAGTCAGCGCTGAACTTATAATCAATTTATTTAAAAGCACAGGTATTACAATTTCTCAATTCAATACCTTTCATTATCCATCCATTAATATTTCACTGCTTTATGAAATTAATTTTAAAGAAGCAGTTAATGATAACTTGGAAAAATTTAAGAGCATATTATATGATTTTTGTTTAGCCAATAAGTTACCTAAAAATAGATTTTTAGAGATGGTTAATACCTATTTAAATCTAACTTCTGAACCTTTCAATGAAGTCAATTTTGATGTAATAAGCGATTTAAAAACAATTATAAATGAATTATTTGAGATTGACTTGAACGCAGGTGGCGAAATAATCGACTGGAGTGTTCTGTATGCTTTAAATACTGAAAAAGTATGGGAAATGGTTAAGACACCTGATCTTGATAAGAAGCTTTTCAACCAATTTATTCAAGAGAGTTATTCCATACAATCATTACTGTTTTTTGAAAATGAATTTCCTCAAATTGATGTATCATTTAAAACCTGGCTTGGAAAAAATATTGCTGAAAAATCAGATTCAAATACAACTCCATCAAAATCCAACAGAATTGTATTTGGTAAAGAACCTATATTTTACAATGACTTATTAGATTTAAAAAACCAAATAGATAATTTATTATCTGATGTAGAAATAAAAAAAATTGGATTTGCAAATGTAAAAATTGCTAAAAAAGACATTATAAATGGAAAAGGCAGCCCATCAGGAAGTGGAAGATCAAGAGGCTTAAATCCGAAAAAGCCTAAAGAAGAAATAGGTTTTTTAGGCGAATATATTGTTTACAAACATCTTTTAGAAATTAGTGAAAACAAATCTGATGTAAAGTGGGTTTCGGGTTATGCCAAGGATTGCGGTGTTAATCTGGATGGTGTGGATGGGTTAGGATATGATCTGATGTATTTACCAAAAGGGGCCAAACATTCAAGAAAGGTAGAAGTAAAAGTAGTCGGATGGGAAGATGCATTTCATATAACATCCAATGAAGTTAAGGTTGGAGAAAGACTAAAGAGAAACTATGAAGTATTTCTCGTTAGAAACATTGATAATATATCAGAATTAAAAATTGAAAAAATACAAGGATTGTTTGATTATAAAGGAAAATCCTTTACGGATAATGAACTTTTTACAGTCGTAAACGACAATTTTATTCTTAAATTTAAAAAAGCGAACTAA
- a CDS encoding relaxase/mobilization nuclease domain-containing protein, translating to MVAIIKTSHSIRSVLNYNENKVQKGVAEFIGAGNYPVDVEKLTYFAKLNRFTKRLALNENTKRNSVHISLNFDPSENHSKDKLMGIAEVYMDKIGFGKQPYLVYQHHDAGHPHVHIVSINIERDGRRIDLHHLGIRKSEPARKEIEKFFGLVKAEGRKNREQFNLKPISISRVRYGKIESKKALSNVINTIINEYKYSSLPELNAVLKQYNVLADRGSEKSRVFLASGLVYRILDEKGNPTGVPIKASDFYFKPTLKLLGEKFKQNQIRKTSDKVRVKNAINMALLREHAMPVSKLAKLLEKEGICTVFRRSTEGMLYGVTYIDHTTRNVFNGSSLGKEYSAKAIEERCGLRDAVKDKNNQMYEKLPSKESLIDNLQYQKENLNIPDLVKILDLLTHAEYTSDCIPNHLKKKRSKKRKRGLS from the coding sequence ATGGTTGCAATTATAAAAACAAGCCATTCCATCAGAAGTGTTTTAAATTACAATGAAAATAAAGTACAAAAAGGTGTGGCAGAGTTTATCGGTGCAGGAAACTATCCCGTTGATGTAGAAAAATTAACCTATTTTGCAAAGCTAAATCGCTTTACAAAAAGACTTGCATTAAACGAAAATACCAAGAGAAACAGCGTACATATATCCCTCAATTTTGATCCGTCAGAAAATCATTCCAAAGATAAACTAATGGGTATTGCGGAAGTATATATGGACAAAATAGGCTTTGGAAAACAACCCTATCTCGTCTATCAGCATCACGATGCTGGACATCCGCACGTACATATAGTTTCTATAAATATCGAAAGGGATGGCAGACGAATTGATCTGCACCATTTGGGTATAAGAAAGTCAGAACCTGCGAGAAAGGAAATAGAAAAATTTTTTGGACTTGTAAAGGCAGAAGGGAGAAAAAACAGAGAGCAGTTTAATTTAAAACCCATTTCAATAAGCAGAGTTCGCTACGGAAAGATTGAATCCAAGAAAGCCTTAAGCAATGTTATAAACACAATAATAAATGAGTACAAATATTCTAGCCTTCCCGAACTTAATGCGGTACTGAAACAATACAATGTTTTGGCTGATCGTGGCAGTGAAAAATCAAGAGTATTCTTAGCTAGTGGACTAGTGTATAGAATATTGGATGAAAAAGGAAATCCTACAGGTGTTCCCATTAAAGCCAGTGATTTTTATTTTAAACCTACCTTAAAACTGCTGGGAGAGAAATTTAAGCAGAATCAAATAAGAAAAACATCCGACAAGGTGCGGGTAAAAAATGCTATTAATATGGCATTGCTCAGAGAGCACGCAATGCCAGTAAGCAAACTTGCAAAACTATTAGAAAAAGAGGGAATCTGTACTGTTTTTAGAAGAAGTACTGAAGGTATGCTTTACGGTGTTACATACATTGACCACACGACAAGAAATGTTTTTAACGGAAGTAGTCTGGGAAAAGAATACAGTGCAAAAGCTATAGAAGAAAGATGTGGATTAAGGGATGCAGTGAAAGATAAAAATAATCAGATGTATGAAAAATTGCCTTCTAAAGAATCTTTAATTGACAACCTTCAATATCAAAAAGAAAATTTAAATATTCCTGATCTGGTTAAGATATTGGATTTGCTGACACATGCAGAATATACTTCCGACTGCATACCAAATCATTTGAAAAAGAAAAGAAGCAAGAAAAGGAAAAGAGGACTTTCTTAA
- a CDS encoding plasmid mobilization relaxosome protein MobC, with protein sequence MERENSNRSRRITLRLTLEEYAKIERRYKESTCRKLSDYIRRHLFNKPITTYYRNQSIDDAMEEIIIMRNELNAVGNNLNQVVKKMHTLQQIPEFREWIVRYEEERKILFQKINKIQNHIYKITEIWLQL encoded by the coding sequence ATGGAAAGAGAAAATTCAAACAGATCACGTAGAATTACCCTAAGACTGACACTGGAAGAATATGCTAAAATTGAGCGCAGATACAAAGAGAGTACGTGTCGTAAGCTTAGCGATTATATACGCAGGCATTTATTTAACAAGCCCATAACAACCTATTACCGAAATCAATCTATAGATGATGCGATGGAAGAAATTATAATAATGCGTAATGAGCTTAATGCCGTTGGGAACAATTTAAATCAGGTCGTAAAAAAGATGCATACCCTGCAGCAGATTCCTGAATTCAGAGAGTGGATTGTCCGTTATGAAGAGGAAAGAAAGATTCTTTTTCAAAAGATAAATAAAATTCAAAATCATATTTATAAAATCACGGAGATATGGTTGCAATTATAA